A window from Rhizobium sp. BG4 encodes these proteins:
- a CDS encoding arginase family protein, translated as MENSSRKPSVAAIQGRISDRSPGGMIGAGLLAKALERELGVPAALHGTPSKPLDDHWTFALERARPLIAKAAAHIEDGLLGNKFPILCLGECATSLGTIPVVHRLHPDARIVWFDAHGDFNTPETTTTRYLGGITLTGASGYWHTGFGTEMRPDQFVLVGARDLDPPEEELLREAGATIIPPGPGLIEKLQKAIGSHPIWVHIDCDVMDPSTFPTEYVVPGGLQPSELREALSAIGASNRVLGLEVAEFEAPESIDARQAAVATALDVIEPLISPFRPQA; from the coding sequence GTGGAAAATTCGTCTAGAAAGCCTTCGGTTGCCGCTATCCAGGGCCGCATCTCCGACCGTAGCCCCGGTGGCATGATCGGCGCCGGCTTGCTGGCGAAGGCGCTGGAGCGCGAGCTTGGTGTTCCGGCTGCGCTGCACGGCACGCCGTCGAAGCCACTGGACGATCACTGGACTTTCGCGCTCGAACGGGCGCGGCCGCTGATCGCCAAGGCCGCTGCCCATATCGAGGACGGCCTCCTGGGCAACAAGTTTCCGATCCTGTGCCTCGGCGAGTGCGCCACCAGCCTCGGGACGATCCCCGTCGTTCACCGCCTGCACCCGGATGCGCGGATCGTCTGGTTCGACGCGCATGGCGATTTCAATACGCCGGAGACCACGACCACGCGCTATCTCGGCGGCATCACGCTGACCGGCGCGAGCGGCTACTGGCATACGGGTTTCGGCACGGAGATGCGCCCGGATCAGTTCGTGCTGGTGGGTGCCCGCGATCTCGATCCGCCCGAAGAAGAACTGCTGCGCGAAGCCGGCGCGACGATCATCCCGCCGGGTCCGGGTCTCATCGAGAAGCTGCAGAAGGCCATCGGTTCGCATCCGATCTGGGTTCATATCGATTGCGACGTCATGGATCCCTCGACCTTCCCGACCGAATACGTCGTTCCGGGCGGCCTCCAGCCGTCGGAACTGCGCGAGGCGCTTTCGGCGATCGGCGCGAGCAACCGCGTTCTTGGTCTCGAAGTCGCCGAGTTCGAGGCGCCGGAGAGCATCGACGCGCGCCAGGCGGCCGTCGCGACGGCGCTCGATGTTATCGAGCCCCTGATCTCCCCCTTCCGTCCGCAGGCTTGA
- a CDS encoding FMN-binding negative transcriptional regulator — protein MYIPDEYRCSDRQKLGQVIRDNGFGTLVTGGGSGLFATQIPFLVLSEGPDTLILESHLAKANLQWSASDADKPAMAIFNGPHAYISPTWYGVRPFVPTWNYVTVQATGKIEWIHDVGEIIGVLMRTVHYFEDQYQTAWDPGPSAEYIDRIASGVVAFRMEVTALEGAFKLGQDKAPELQDRVISNLKASGSTAAEGVAQLMASENNRPF, from the coding sequence ATGTACATCCCCGATGAATACCGGTGTTCCGATCGCCAGAAGCTCGGACAGGTCATCCGCGACAACGGCTTCGGCACGCTGGTTACGGGTGGCGGGAGCGGGCTGTTTGCGACGCAGATCCCGTTCCTTGTCCTGTCGGAGGGGCCTGATACGCTGATCCTGGAATCGCATCTCGCCAAGGCCAATCTGCAATGGAGCGCTTCCGATGCGGACAAGCCGGCGATGGCGATCTTCAACGGTCCTCACGCCTATATCTCGCCGACATGGTACGGCGTGCGCCCCTTCGTCCCGACCTGGAACTACGTGACGGTGCAGGCGACCGGCAAGATCGAATGGATCCACGACGTCGGTGAGATCATCGGCGTCCTGATGCGCACGGTTCACTACTTCGAGGACCAGTATCAGACGGCGTGGGATCCGGGCCCGTCCGCTGAATATATCGACCGCATCGCCTCTGGGGTCGTTGCCTTCCGCATGGAAGTCACCGCCCTCGAAGGCGCCTTCAAGCTCGGGCAGGACAAGGCGCCCGAGCTGCAGGACAGGGTCATCTCAAATCTCAAGGCGTCCGGATCGACTGCGGCGGAGGGGGTCGCCCAGTTGATGGCGTCGGAGAACAATCGTCCGTTCTAA
- a CDS encoding transporter substrate-binding domain-containing protein: MRNYIVLAAMLGLIASPVVAQECKEIRFGTDAGFAPFAFRDESGEPKGFEIDLIKAICTQQNATCSFVINDFDALIPSLVTSRIDAISAAMSITDERKKQIAFSQSYANPPARFVGQKDAEFQLTKEFLSGKTVGVLRGQTGETYMKTSFGDAVTLQLYDSQDSMTQDLATGRLDFALNDAPGLSEGFLKLAGGEDYAFVGPELHDKLFGYGYGFGLRKDDECRLRVINDGLAAIRKDGTYDKVRQHWFAYNIE; this comes from the coding sequence ATGCGAAACTATATCGTTCTGGCCGCAATGCTCGGCCTGATCGCGTCGCCGGTCGTGGCGCAGGAGTGCAAGGAAATCCGCTTCGGAACCGATGCCGGATTTGCACCCTTCGCGTTTCGTGACGAGAGCGGCGAGCCCAAGGGCTTCGAGATCGACCTCATCAAGGCGATCTGCACCCAGCAGAACGCGACCTGCAGCTTCGTGATCAATGACTTCGACGCTCTGATCCCGAGCCTGGTGACGAGCCGTATCGACGCGATCTCGGCGGCGATGTCGATCACCGACGAGCGCAAGAAGCAGATCGCGTTCAGCCAGTCCTACGCCAATCCGCCGGCGCGCTTCGTCGGGCAGAAGGATGCCGAGTTCCAGCTGACGAAGGAATTCCTGTCCGGAAAGACCGTCGGCGTGCTGCGCGGCCAGACCGGCGAAACCTACATGAAGACGTCCTTCGGCGATGCGGTGACGCTGCAGCTCTACGACAGCCAGGACAGCATGACCCAGGACCTGGCGACAGGCCGTCTCGACTTTGCCCTGAACGATGCCCCTGGCCTTTCTGAAGGCTTCCTGAAACTCGCCGGCGGTGAAGACTACGCCTTCGTCGGACCGGAACTGCACGACAAGCTCTTCGGATACGGCTACGGCTTTGGCCTGCGCAAGGACGACGAATGCCGCCTGCGTGTCATCAATGACGGCCTGGCCGCCATCCGCAAAGACGGCACGTACGACAAGGTCCGGCAGCACTGGTTTGCCTATAACATCGAATAG
- a CDS encoding ABC transporter permease subunit (The N-terminal region of this protein, as described by TIGR01726, is a three transmembrane segment that identifies a subfamily of ABC transporter permease subunits, which specificities that include histidine, arginine, glutamine, glutamate, L-cystine (sic), the opines (in Agrobacterium) octopine and nopaline, etc.) codes for MVDILKYAPLLADGALVTVKVSVTSLVIGTGLGVAAAIAAVSNNIWLKRLVGAYAGIVRSFPELLIIFVLFYGGTVALSRLFGGHVEISAFWAGSAALSIVFGAYASEIFRGAISSIPRGQFEAAQILGLSKTQLWKSILLPQVAYRALPGIGNQWLILLKDSSLVSIVGIEDVMRSAAVAGNATRSPLTFYLVAAAIYLVITAISVLSIALLERSVKARFV; via the coding sequence GTGGTTGATATCCTCAAATATGCGCCGCTGCTTGCAGACGGTGCATTGGTAACGGTCAAGGTTTCGGTGACGAGTCTCGTCATCGGAACCGGCCTGGGCGTCGCGGCGGCAATTGCGGCCGTGTCGAACAATATCTGGCTGAAGCGCCTCGTCGGTGCCTATGCCGGCATCGTCAGAAGCTTTCCGGAACTGCTGATCATCTTCGTGCTGTTCTACGGCGGCACGGTTGCGCTCAGCCGCCTCTTCGGCGGCCATGTCGAGATCAGTGCTTTCTGGGCCGGCTCTGCTGCGCTTTCCATTGTCTTCGGCGCCTATGCCTCGGAGATCTTCCGCGGCGCGATCTCATCCATTCCCCGCGGCCAGTTCGAAGCGGCACAGATCCTCGGGCTCAGCAAAACGCAACTCTGGAAAAGCATCCTGTTGCCGCAGGTCGCCTATCGCGCCTTGCCCGGTATTGGAAACCAGTGGCTGATCCTTCTGAAGGACAGCTCTCTCGTCTCCATCGTCGGCATCGAGGACGTGATGCGCAGTGCGGCAGTGGCGGGCAACGCGACGCGCAGCCCGTTGACCTTCTATCTGGTCGCCGCCGCCATCTATCTCGTGATCACCGCGATATCGGTGCTGTCGATCGCCCTTCTCGAGCGATCCGTCAAAGCACGCTTCGTCTAG
- a CDS encoding ABC transporter permease subunit (The N-terminal region of this protein, as described by TIGR01726, is a three transmembrane segment that identifies a subfamily of ABC transporter permease subunits, which specificities that include histidine, arginine, glutamine, glutamate, L-cystine (sic), the opines (in Agrobacterium) octopine and nopaline, etc.), with product MNFDIFASTFMPLLAAFGTTIALTIFGFAFGQILGLPVGIALSSNSTTAKTLARIYTFVWRGTPLLVQLLIIYYGLPRLTFLKGTVIWPFLIAPLVCATIGIALNSAAYTGALVGGGIQRVAAGQREAAQTLGFSKWQTLRYIILPQAYRSIFPAIGNEFILVMKASTLASAIAVMDVTGAARSIVAQTYAPFQVFAVAGLLYFVFGSIAGQVFRFLEARRLGPIGPGAASAS from the coding sequence ATGAATTTCGACATTTTCGCTTCCACATTCATGCCGCTCCTGGCAGCCTTCGGAACGACGATCGCGCTGACGATTTTCGGCTTCGCGTTCGGCCAGATCCTCGGATTGCCTGTCGGCATCGCACTCAGCTCAAATTCGACCACCGCCAAGACGCTGGCCCGCATCTACACGTTCGTCTGGCGCGGCACTCCGCTGCTGGTGCAGCTGCTGATCATCTACTACGGCCTTCCAAGGCTGACCTTCCTCAAGGGGACTGTCATATGGCCGTTCCTGATCGCTCCGCTGGTCTGTGCGACGATCGGCATCGCGCTGAATTCCGCGGCCTATACCGGCGCCCTCGTCGGTGGTGGCATCCAGCGCGTTGCGGCGGGACAACGCGAGGCCGCGCAGACGCTCGGTTTCAGCAAATGGCAGACGCTGCGTTACATCATTCTGCCGCAGGCCTACCGCTCCATCTTTCCGGCGATCGGCAACGAATTCATCCTCGTCATGAAGGCCAGCACGCTCGCCAGCGCGATCGCGGTGATGGATGTCACGGGCGCCGCCCGCTCGATCGTCGCGCAGACCTACGCGCCTTTCCAGGTCTTTGCCGTCGCCGGCCTTCTCTATTTCGTGTTCGGCTCGATTGCCGGACAGGTTTTCCGTTTCCTCGAAGCGCGCAGGCTCGGTCCCATCGGCCCCGGTGCGGCAAGCGCTTCATAA
- a CDS encoding amino acid ABC transporter ATP-binding protein yields the protein MSPAARQATDAPVVTVRDVNKKFGTFDALSDINVELGKGEKLVICGPSGSGKSTLIRCIAGLEKRVSGEISIAGRRLDSDCANASVLAGVIGMVFQQFNLFPHLTVLENLTLAPRKVLKTSKTEADALARKMLERVHLSAHGGKYPGQLSGGQQQRVAIARALCMKPQVLLFDEPTSALDPEMVHEVLDVMASLASEGMTMIVVTHEMSFARSFADRVLFLESGKIVEAASAATFFNAPSHERSKAFLRKSFPGWFINDRHRFQREFRAAGERASGRLRQHGLRLSEAMARSP from the coding sequence ATGAGCCCTGCTGCTCGGCAAGCAACCGATGCGCCCGTCGTCACCGTGCGCGACGTCAACAAGAAGTTCGGCACGTTCGATGCACTGTCCGATATCAATGTCGAGCTTGGCAAGGGCGAAAAGCTCGTCATCTGCGGGCCTTCTGGATCGGGCAAGTCGACCTTGATCCGCTGCATCGCCGGACTTGAGAAGCGGGTCTCGGGCGAGATTTCGATCGCTGGGCGCCGGTTGGACAGCGACTGTGCGAATGCCAGCGTTCTGGCCGGCGTGATCGGAATGGTCTTCCAGCAGTTCAACCTGTTTCCGCACCTGACCGTTCTCGAAAACCTGACGCTGGCACCGCGCAAGGTTCTGAAGACCAGCAAGACCGAGGCCGATGCATTGGCCCGCAAGATGCTCGAGCGCGTGCATCTTTCCGCTCATGGCGGCAAATATCCGGGGCAGCTTTCCGGCGGGCAGCAACAGCGCGTGGCGATCGCCCGCGCGCTTTGCATGAAGCCCCAGGTTCTGCTCTTCGACGAACCGACGTCGGCACTCGATCCGGAAATGGTTCACGAGGTTCTCGACGTCATGGCGTCGCTGGCGTCGGAGGGAATGACGATGATCGTGGTGACCCACGAAATGAGCTTCGCACGAAGCTTTGCCGATCGCGTCCTCTTCCTGGAAAGCGGCAAGATCGTCGAGGCGGCGTCTGCCGCCACCTTCTTCAACGCCCCGAGCCATGAGCGCTCGAAAGCCTTCCTGCGCAAGTCCTTCCCGGGATGGTTCATCAATGACCGGCATCGGTTCCAACGCGAATTCCGCGCCGCGGGCGAGCGTGCTTCTGGTCGGCTGCGGCAACATGGGCTTCGCCTTTCTGAAGCGATGGCTCGATCGCCGTGA
- a CDS encoding pyrroline-5-carboxylate reductase, whose amino-acid sequence MGFAFLKRWLDRRDATGNDYHVVEPNADLAERAKQAGATVYAGASELPEGFDPIAVFFAVKPDMLAAVAPPYSVMRSAVFVSFAAGVPAAFFEECLGPRPIVRAMPNIPVVAGCGTTVSFSNSFVTPGQKALVQDLLALGGFSHAVDREELIDVATAVSGSGPAYIFLIVDLIAEVAMQLGLSEELAFAMTKEMVVGAGELALKEPGSLAGLRKQVTSRGGTTEAALAVLNGGNRLADVLREAVTAAHARALELRPASAASS is encoded by the coding sequence ATGGGCTTCGCCTTTCTGAAGCGATGGCTCGATCGCCGTGATGCTACGGGCAATGACTATCACGTCGTCGAGCCCAACGCGGATCTCGCTGAGCGCGCCAAACAGGCCGGAGCGACGGTTTATGCCGGGGCGTCGGAGCTGCCGGAGGGTTTCGACCCCATCGCGGTCTTCTTCGCCGTGAAGCCGGATATGCTGGCCGCCGTAGCGCCGCCTTACAGCGTGATGCGGTCTGCCGTCTTCGTCAGCTTTGCAGCCGGCGTCCCCGCCGCTTTCTTCGAGGAATGCCTCGGGCCTCGGCCGATCGTCCGCGCCATGCCGAATATTCCTGTTGTTGCCGGATGCGGGACGACGGTGTCGTTCTCGAACTCATTCGTCACGCCCGGGCAGAAGGCTTTGGTGCAGGACCTGCTGGCGCTCGGCGGTTTTTCGCATGCGGTCGACCGCGAAGAGTTGATCGACGTGGCAACGGCGGTCTCCGGATCCGGCCCTGCCTACATCTTCCTTATCGTCGATCTCATCGCCGAAGTTGCGATGCAGCTCGGGCTCTCCGAAGAGCTTGCCTTCGCGATGACGAAGGAGATGGTCGTCGGTGCCGGGGAACTCGCGCTGAAGGAGCCCGGCAGTCTTGCAGGGCTGCGCAAGCAGGTGACGAGCCGCGGCGGGACGACCGAAGCCGCGCTCGCCGTGCTCAACGGCGGCAACCGGCTTGCCGATGTCCTGCGCGAAGCGGTGACTGCCGCCCACGCGCGCGCCCTGGAATTGCGACCGGCATCGGCCGCTTCTTCGTGA
- a CDS encoding oxidoreductase, translated as MKTWFITGASRGFGSLFVKEAIERGDNVVATARDPKAILDRFGERPNLLAVKLDVTDEEQAKDAVAQAVSRFGRIDVVVNNAGFGVIGAIEEISGKEVEAVYRTNVFGLLAVTRAVLPQLRRQRAGHILNVSSIGGYRSWAAWGVYASTKFAVEAISEALAMELKPLGINVTIVEPGYFRTDFLDAQSLTTTESTIADYAETVGEIRKLAVSLNHNQPGNPALLAKALLTIVDAPNPPLRIPFGSDTVAAIEAKHQQVSAELESWRALSVSTDFAASQS; from the coding sequence ATGAAAACCTGGTTCATCACCGGAGCATCGCGCGGCTTCGGATCGCTCTTCGTCAAGGAAGCGATTGAGCGCGGAGACAATGTCGTCGCCACGGCGCGCGATCCGAAGGCCATTCTCGATCGGTTCGGCGAGCGCCCGAACCTCCTGGCCGTCAAGCTCGACGTCACCGACGAAGAGCAGGCGAAGGACGCGGTCGCGCAGGCCGTTTCGCGGTTCGGCCGTATCGACGTGGTGGTCAACAATGCCGGCTTCGGCGTGATCGGCGCCATCGAGGAAATCTCCGGCAAGGAGGTCGAGGCCGTCTATCGCACCAATGTCTTCGGCCTGCTGGCCGTCACGCGTGCGGTTCTGCCGCAGCTGCGCCGCCAGCGCGCCGGCCATATCCTGAACGTGTCGTCGATCGGTGGATATCGCAGCTGGGCGGCCTGGGGCGTCTATGCTTCGACCAAGTTTGCAGTCGAGGCGATCAGCGAGGCGCTGGCGATGGAACTCAAGCCGCTCGGTATCAACGTCACGATCGTCGAGCCCGGCTATTTCCGCACCGACTTCCTCGACGCGCAGTCGCTGACGACAACCGAAAGCACGATTGCAGATTATGCCGAAACCGTCGGCGAAATCCGCAAGCTCGCGGTCTCGCTGAACCACAACCAGCCGGGAAATCCGGCGCTGCTGGCCAAGGCGCTGCTGACGATTGTCGATGCCCCGAACCCGCCGCTGCGCATTCCCTTCGGTTCCGATACCGTTGCGGCGATCGAAGCGAAGCATCAGCAGGTGAGCGCCGAGCTCGAGAGCTGGCGGGCGCTATCGGTTTCCACGGATTTCGCCGCCTCGCAATCGTAG
- a CDS encoding LysR family transcriptional regulator encodes MNSKRATLTELTAFTTIVRHASFRAAADELAMSPSTLSHMMRGLEERLAVRLFNRTTRSVAPTQAGTRLFRSLMPILSELDAALADVDTFSSRPSGNLRINASESATQMMMQEIVPAFVERYPDVHLDLVTEGKLVDIVADGFDAGVRLAEAVPQDMIAVPFGTEGQFLVVASPAYLETFGVPRTPDDLHNHRCVRFRLPSGKMYRWEFERHEHSLKIDVPGPVTIDHMGLMVRAAIQGVGIAYVSADIAREALAKGELVAVLTDWTPPFAGQCLYYPSHRLVPPGLRAFVDLIKEVQRRSRHA; translated from the coding sequence ATGAATAGCAAGCGAGCGACCCTCACCGAACTCACGGCATTCACGACGATCGTTCGTCATGCGAGCTTTCGCGCCGCGGCCGACGAGCTCGCCATGTCGCCATCGACCCTCAGCCACATGATGCGCGGACTGGAGGAGCGGCTGGCAGTGCGCCTGTTTAACCGCACGACGCGCAGCGTCGCGCCGACCCAGGCGGGAACCAGATTGTTCCGCAGCCTCATGCCGATCCTCAGCGAACTCGATGCCGCACTCGCCGATGTTGATACGTTCAGCTCGCGCCCCTCGGGAAACCTGCGGATCAACGCGTCGGAATCGGCGACGCAGATGATGATGCAGGAGATCGTTCCGGCATTCGTCGAGCGTTATCCGGACGTGCATCTGGACCTCGTCACCGAAGGCAAGCTGGTGGATATCGTGGCGGATGGTTTCGATGCCGGGGTCCGGCTTGCCGAAGCGGTGCCGCAGGACATGATCGCGGTGCCCTTCGGTACCGAAGGGCAGTTCCTCGTGGTGGCGTCTCCGGCCTATCTCGAGACATTCGGCGTGCCCCGCACCCCCGACGACCTGCACAATCATCGCTGCGTGCGCTTTCGCCTTCCGAGCGGCAAGATGTACCGCTGGGAATTCGAGCGGCATGAGCATTCGCTGAAGATCGATGTGCCGGGGCCGGTGACCATCGACCATATGGGATTGATGGTGCGCGCAGCGATCCAGGGCGTCGGCATCGCCTATGTCTCGGCCGACATCGCCCGGGAAGCCCTGGCAAAGGGCGAACTCGTCGCCGTGCTCACGGATTGGACACCGCCCTTTGCCGGGCAGTGCCTCTATTATCCAAGCCATCGCCTGGTTCCGCCCGGCCTGCGCGCCTTCGTCGACCTCATCAAGGAAGTCCAGCGCAGATCGAGGCATGCCTGA
- a CDS encoding nuclear transport factor 2 family protein — protein sequence MSNYFARTIAASALVALMGLAPAAATEPAKTSAVQTRNLDMETKNKAAVEAVLTAWKNGDGGALQPLLSDDIEWTITGNSAASGTTKGRAELMQKVLGPFGARFNKSSDRFRPTKIYGVYADGDMVTAYFDGAGTANNGFSYENSYVWLLTLKDGKVVKATAFFDSIAFNELWDKVEPAQN from the coding sequence ATGTCGAACTACTTCGCTCGAACCATCGCTGCCAGCGCGCTGGTGGCACTGATGGGGCTCGCTCCGGCAGCCGCTACCGAACCGGCAAAGACTTCAGCGGTGCAGACAAGGAACCTGGACATGGAAACGAAGAACAAGGCAGCGGTCGAAGCCGTCCTCACGGCCTGGAAGAACGGCGATGGCGGCGCCCTGCAGCCGCTGCTGTCCGACGACATCGAATGGACGATAACGGGCAACTCGGCGGCCTCAGGCACCACGAAGGGCCGGGCCGAGCTGATGCAGAAGGTGCTTGGCCCCTTCGGCGCCCGCTTCAACAAATCGAGCGACCGCTTCCGGCCAACCAAGATCTACGGCGTCTATGCCGACGGCGACATGGTCACCGCCTATTTCGACGGCGCCGGCACGGCCAATAACGGCTTCTCCTACGAGAACAGCTATGTCTGGCTGCTGACCCTGAAGGACGGCAAGGTGGTGAAGGCAACGGCATTCTTCGACAGCATCGCTTTCAACGAGCTCTGGGACAAGGTCGAGCCGGCGCAGAACTGA
- a CDS encoding bestrophin family ion channel, which produces MIVRDKPSFLVLFFIFRGSVIERIYPQVLAVMLLSAVIVWGHNNDPGIIPSVIGAPFALIGISLSVFLGFRNSACYDRWWEARKLWGHLLAVSRDFARQSLLLSGSKTGSKLRQHLLNLNIEFAAELVRHLRTSAEPAGSTRLTAEEAAELRKQRNKPDYLLRLMGGLLAAERHAGRISDIEFTLLDRTVSEMNGVLTACERLRNTPVPFGYMLLLHRTAYLFCFMLPFGFADVLGYVTPLAAGVVAYTFFGLDALSEELEEPFGTLPNDLPIAAIAKAIELSLREALGEKDLPELPKPVNSILL; this is translated from the coding sequence ATGATTGTTCGTGACAAGCCAAGTTTCCTCGTCCTGTTCTTCATCTTCCGGGGATCGGTGATCGAGCGCATCTATCCGCAGGTCCTGGCGGTCATGCTGCTGTCGGCGGTGATCGTCTGGGGGCACAACAACGACCCGGGCATCATTCCATCGGTGATCGGCGCCCCCTTCGCGCTGATCGGCATTTCGCTGTCGGTGTTTCTCGGCTTTCGCAACAGCGCCTGCTACGACCGCTGGTGGGAGGCCCGCAAGCTCTGGGGCCACCTCCTTGCCGTCAGCCGCGACTTCGCGAGACAGAGCCTGCTGCTCTCAGGAAGCAAGACCGGCAGCAAGCTGCGCCAGCATCTTCTCAATCTGAATATCGAATTCGCCGCAGAGCTCGTGCGCCACCTGCGTACCAGCGCGGAGCCGGCCGGCTCGACACGGCTGACTGCGGAAGAGGCCGCCGAACTTCGCAAGCAGCGGAATAAGCCGGATTATCTGCTGCGACTGATGGGCGGCCTGCTCGCCGCCGAGCGCCATGCCGGGCGGATCAGCGATATCGAATTCACGCTGCTCGACCGCACCGTCAGCGAAATGAACGGCGTGCTGACCGCCTGCGAGCGGCTGCGCAATACGCCGGTGCCGTTCGGCTACATGCTGCTGCTCCACCGCACAGCCTATCTCTTCTGCTTCATGCTGCCCTTCGGCTTCGCCGACGTGCTCGGCTACGTCACACCCCTCGCCGCCGGCGTCGTCGCCTACACGTTCTTTGGCTTGGATGCGCTGAGCGAAGAGCTCGAAGAGCCCTTCGGCACCCTGCCGAACGACCTGCCGATCGCCGCAATCGCCAAGGCCATCGAGCTTTCGCTGCGCGAAGCACTCGGCGAAAAGGACCTGCCAGAACTGCCGAAGCCGGTAAACTCGATCCTGCTTTGA
- the msrB gene encoding peptide-methionine (R)-S-oxide reductase MsrB, translated as MVRRRHVLFGAGLGALALRFGFSARPAEAAQDFPLTHTDAEWQKLLTADQYQVLRKEGTEYPFTSPLLNEHGKGKFACAGCDQDAFSSDTKFESGTGWPSFWAPLDGAVGTTRDSSMGMVRTEVHCSRCGGHLGHVFEDGPKPTGLRYCMNGVAMTFHRASA; from the coding sequence ATGGTCAGAAGACGTCATGTCCTTTTTGGCGCCGGGCTTGGCGCCCTTGCGCTCCGCTTCGGCTTTTCGGCCCGGCCGGCCGAAGCCGCCCAAGATTTTCCGCTGACCCATACGGATGCGGAGTGGCAGAAGCTGCTCACTGCCGACCAGTATCAGGTCCTCCGCAAGGAGGGGACGGAATATCCGTTCACCAGCCCGCTTCTCAACGAGCATGGGAAAGGCAAGTTTGCCTGCGCCGGCTGTGATCAGGATGCGTTCTCGTCGGATACGAAATTCGAGAGCGGAACCGGCTGGCCGAGCTTCTGGGCGCCGCTCGACGGCGCGGTCGGTACGACGAGAGACAGCTCGATGGGCATGGTCCGCACCGAGGTTCATTGCAGCCGCTGCGGCGGCCATCTCGGCCATGTCTTCGAAGATGGACCGAAGCCGACCGGGCTGCGCTACTGCATGAACGGCGTTGCCATGACATTCCATAGGGCTTCGGCCTGA